Proteins encoded by one window of Lathyrus oleraceus cultivar Zhongwan6 chromosome 1, CAAS_Psat_ZW6_1.0, whole genome shotgun sequence:
- the LOC127076850 gene encoding tonoplast dicarboxylate transporter — MSEEQTPSSPFLKAPLLPLHEPIQQTSNNSFTITSSIFNLKNFYIILGPLLSLVICLLVKLDAPATSTKMLGVIAWVFTWWISEAVPLPVTSMCPLFLFPLFGISSADAVAHSYMDDVITLVLGSFILALAVERYNVHRRLALNVTLIFCGDPLNPAMLLLGLCATTFFVSMWLHNVAAAVMMMPVATGILHRLPPAHEQSELMNKFSRAVILTVVYATPIGGISTLTGTGVNLIIIGMWKSLAPQAKPISFNNWFFFGFPVAVFLLICFWIILCLLYVRKGSSRVLSDYLDRAYLKRDLEALGPMTFAEKMVLCVFGLLIILWMTRRISDDLPGWGVLFHGLVGDGSISVLAAVLLFIIPNMKQNGEKLMNWKECKKLPWNLILLLGAGFALAEGVQSSGLADVMSKALGFLKHVPYLAIVPAVSLLCSIITEFITSNDATATLVVPLLYHIARTMHVHPLLLMIPGGIATEFAFWLPTSTPSNVVGFATGHIEIKDMLKVGLPLKVAGICVLSLLMPTLGTIVFGTNYGTQ; from the exons ATGTCCGAAGAACAAACTCCATCATCACCCTTTCTCAAAGCACCACTTCTACCTCTTCACGAACCAATCCAACAAACATCTAACAATTCCTTTACAATCACATCATCCATTTTCAACCTTAAAAACTTTTATATAATCTTAGGACCTTTATTATCCTTAGTTATTTGTCTCCTAGTGAAGCTTGATGCTCCTGCGACAAGCACAAAAATGCTTGGTGTGATTGCATGGGTTTTCACTTGGTGGATCAGTGAGGCTGTTCCACTTCCTGTTACTTCCATGTGTCCTTTGTTTTTGTTTCCTCTCTTTGGAATTTCTTCAGCTGATGCTGTTGCTCATTCTTATATGGATGATGTCATCACACTTGTTTTGGGAAGCTTCATTCTTGCTCTTGCTGTGGAAAGATATAACGTTCATAGAAGATTGGCTTTGAAT GTAACCTTGATATTTTGTGGCGATCCATTAAATCCAGCAATGCTACTACTAGGCCTATGTGCAACCACATTTTTCGTCAGCATGTGGTTACACAACGTTGCAGCAGCGGTTATGATGATGCCAGTGGCGACCGGAATCTTACACCGGCTACCGCCGGCACATGAACAATCGGAATTGATGAACAAGTTCAGTAGAGCAGTGATTTTAACCGTGGTTTATGCTACACCAATTGGTGGCATAAGCACTTTAACAGGAACAGGTGTGAACTTGATAATAATTGGAATGTGGAAAAGTCTTGCTCCTCAAGCAAAACCAATAAGCTTCAATAATTGGTTTTTCTTTGGGTTTCCTGTGGCTGTTTTTTTACTTATCTGCTTTTGGATTATACTATGTTTGCTTTATGTTCGAAAAGGGTCGAGTAGGGTTTTATCTGATTATTTGGATAGAGCTTATTTGAAGAGGGACCTTGAAGCTCTTG GTCCCATGACTTTTGCTGAAAAGATGGTGTTATGTGTTTTTGGG TTATTGATAATATTATGGATGACAAGAAGAATCTCAGATGACTTACCTGGATGGGGAGTTTTGTTTCATGGTCTTGTTGGTGATGGAAGCATAAGT GTTTTGGCAGCTGTGTTATTATTCATAATCCCAAACATGAAGCAAAACGGAGAAAAACTAATGAATTGGAAAGAATGCAAAAAGTTACCATGGAACCTAATTTTGCTCCTAGGAGCTGGATTTGCCTTAGCCGAAGGAGTACAATCTAGTGGTTTAGCAGATGTAATGTCAAAAGCCTTAGGATTCTTAAAACATGTTCCATACTTAGCGATTGTTCCTGCTGTTAGTTTACTATGTAGCATTATCACTGAATTCATCACTTCCAATGATGCTACGGCTACACTTGTTGTTCCACTTTTGTATCATATAGCTAGAACTATGCATGTTCATCCACTTCTTCTTATGATCCCGGGTGGTATAGCGACTGAATTCGCATTCTGGCTTCCGACATCAACACCTTCAAATGTTGTTGGATTTGCTACTGGACATATTGAAATTAAAGACATGCTTAAAGTTGGTTTGCCTCTTAAGGTTGCTGGAATTTGTGTTTTGTCTCTACTCATGCCAACGCTAG GAACCATTGTGTTTGGAACAAACTATGGTACTCAATAG